In a genomic window of Silurus meridionalis isolate SWU-2019-XX chromosome 27, ASM1480568v1, whole genome shotgun sequence:
- the zgc:110329 gene encoding tetraspanin-15 isoform X1 — protein sequence MPSYEEWKKNICFYYWVKFTLNIYSMLFSLVGLCVLCVGVYAEVERQKHRTLEGVFLAPAVVLILLGLVMFSVSVVGMLGSLRDNKTLLHMFLSVLSVLLALQVLALIIALLFEKMTSELFQKNIRQGIMHYYDDLDFKNILDYVQEKFSCCGGDEYKDWEVNQYHFCNGTGPLACGVPYTCCVRKKEPGEVINTLCGYKTLTKQREDLSEVIHVRGCIHAVNLWMGDNIGATIGICCAMWLPQFLGILLSCVFWNLLVEMSESTDMVDFKIIKKAGFEYNELDLSGAGWCMCLPRVGGYLPIPYTEEDQEKEPEAEALTPDLHSEPVTLEQLQAKISLSQSNADQLEEDEVDS from the exons ATGCCTTCATATGAGGAGTGGAAGAAAAACATCTGCTTTTATTACTGGGTTAAATTCACATTGAACATTTATTCCATGCTGTTTTCG cttgtagggctgtgtgtgctgtgtgtaggtgtgtatgctGAGGtggagagacagaaacaccGTACGCTGGAGGGCGTGTTCCTGGCTCCGGCGGTGGTCCTCATCCTGCTGGGTCTGGTCATGTTCTCCGTGTCTGTGGTGGGAATGCTGGGTTCCCTGCGCGACAACAAAACCCTGCTGCACATG TTCCTCAGTGTGCTGTCTGTTCTCCTGGCGCTCCAGGTTCTCGCTCTCATCATCGCTCTGCTGTTCGAGAAAATG ACGTCTGAGTTGTTCCAGAAGAACATACGGCAGGGCATCATGCACTACTACGATGACCTGGACTTCAAGAACATCCTCGATTACGTACAAGAGAAG TTCTCGTGCTGTGGAGGGGATGAATACAAGGACTGGGAGGTGAACCAGTACCACTTCTGTAACGGTACTGGGCCGCTGGCCTGCGGTGTTCCATACACTTGCTGCGTTCGCAAAAAAGAG cctGGAGAAGTAATAAACACACTTTGTGGCTATAAGACCCTCACCAAACAG CGTGAAGATTTATCCGAGGTCATACACGTGCGCGGATGCATTCACGCCGTGAACCTGTGGATGGGCGACAACATCGGAGCCACGATAGGAATCTGCTGCGCCATGTGGTTACCTCAG TTTCTGGGCATCTTGCTGAGCTGCGTCTTCTGGAACCTTCTGGTGGAGATGAGCGAATCGACTGACATGGTAGACTTCAAGATAATCAAGAAGGCTGGATTCGAGTACAACGAGCTGGACCTGTCTGGCGCCGGCTGGTGCATGTGCCTGCCCCGTGTAGGCGGCTACCTGCCTATACCTTACACAGAAGAAGATCAGGAAAAAGAACCGGAAGCAGAAGCCCTGACCCCTGATCTCCATTCTGAACCTGTGACCTTGGAGCAGTTACAGGCGAAGATCTCCCTCAGCCAATCGAATGCGGACCAGCTTGAAGAGGATGAGGTCGACAGTTGA
- the zgc:110329 gene encoding tetraspanin-15 isoform X2, with protein MPSYEEWKKNICFYYWVKFTLNIYSMLFSLVGLCVLCVGVYAEVERQKHRTLEGVFLAPAVVLILLGLVMFSVSVVGMLGSLRDNKTLLHMVLALIIALLFEKMTSELFQKNIRQGIMHYYDDLDFKNILDYVQEKFSCCGGDEYKDWEVNQYHFCNGTGPLACGVPYTCCVRKKEPGEVINTLCGYKTLTKQREDLSEVIHVRGCIHAVNLWMGDNIGATIGICCAMWLPQFLGILLSCVFWNLLVEMSESTDMVDFKIIKKAGFEYNELDLSGAGWCMCLPRVGGYLPIPYTEEDQEKEPEAEALTPDLHSEPVTLEQLQAKISLSQSNADQLEEDEVDS; from the exons ATGCCTTCATATGAGGAGTGGAAGAAAAACATCTGCTTTTATTACTGGGTTAAATTCACATTGAACATTTATTCCATGCTGTTTTCG cttgtagggctgtgtgtgctgtgtgtaggtgtgtatgctGAGGtggagagacagaaacaccGTACGCTGGAGGGCGTGTTCCTGGCTCCGGCGGTGGTCCTCATCCTGCTGGGTCTGGTCATGTTCTCCGTGTCTGTGGTGGGAATGCTGGGTTCCCTGCGCGACAACAAAACCCTGCTGCACATG GTTCTCGCTCTCATCATCGCTCTGCTGTTCGAGAAAATG ACGTCTGAGTTGTTCCAGAAGAACATACGGCAGGGCATCATGCACTACTACGATGACCTGGACTTCAAGAACATCCTCGATTACGTACAAGAGAAG TTCTCGTGCTGTGGAGGGGATGAATACAAGGACTGGGAGGTGAACCAGTACCACTTCTGTAACGGTACTGGGCCGCTGGCCTGCGGTGTTCCATACACTTGCTGCGTTCGCAAAAAAGAG cctGGAGAAGTAATAAACACACTTTGTGGCTATAAGACCCTCACCAAACAG CGTGAAGATTTATCCGAGGTCATACACGTGCGCGGATGCATTCACGCCGTGAACCTGTGGATGGGCGACAACATCGGAGCCACGATAGGAATCTGCTGCGCCATGTGGTTACCTCAG TTTCTGGGCATCTTGCTGAGCTGCGTCTTCTGGAACCTTCTGGTGGAGATGAGCGAATCGACTGACATGGTAGACTTCAAGATAATCAAGAAGGCTGGATTCGAGTACAACGAGCTGGACCTGTCTGGCGCCGGCTGGTGCATGTGCCTGCCCCGTGTAGGCGGCTACCTGCCTATACCTTACACAGAAGAAGATCAGGAAAAAGAACCGGAAGCAGAAGCCCTGACCCCTGATCTCCATTCTGAACCTGTGACCTTGGAGCAGTTACAGGCGAAGATCTCCCTCAGCCAATCGAATGCGGACCAGCTTGAAGAGGATGAGGTCGACAGTTGA